Proteins found in one Fulvitalea axinellae genomic segment:
- a CDS encoding helix-turn-helix transcriptional regulator, giving the protein MSLIGKNIKKIRTIKKLSQAKFAELFNLARPSVGAYEEGRSEPKIDTIILISKHFGLSVDSLLTRDITVNELAHFDIVDPLKASLGPRLTNNMPYVTKNDTEDYAQAGDSRQFIKARPIVTVPLHLNDGVAIEIKDSGLHDIRPGDTLFTTPAKVNELRNGHAYLIRSSQRIECLRFLDGVLKTDSPYSAPIDPNDENILEIRTIRAILSKYQATREPAQHRNLWMEERLNALEKRIEKLEATEG; this is encoded by the coding sequence ATGTCCCTAATAGGCAAAAACATCAAGAAAATCAGGACAATAAAAAAATTAAGCCAAGCGAAATTCGCCGAGCTTTTTAACCTTGCCCGACCAAGCGTGGGCGCTTATGAGGAAGGAAGGTCCGAACCGAAAATCGACACCATCATTCTTATCTCCAAACATTTCGGCTTAAGCGTGGACTCGTTGCTTACCCGCGACATTACGGTCAACGAACTCGCCCACTTCGACATCGTGGACCCGCTGAAGGCTTCGCTTGGCCCGCGCTTGACTAACAATATGCCCTATGTCACGAAAAACGACACGGAAGACTATGCCCAAGCCGGAGACTCTCGACAATTTATAAAAGCCAGACCTATCGTGACCGTCCCGTTACACCTTAACGACGGGGTGGCGATAGAGATCAAAGACAGCGGACTGCATGATATCCGTCCCGGCGACACTTTATTCACCACTCCCGCCAAGGTTAACGAATTGCGAAACGGGCACGCGTACCTAATAAGGTCTTCGCAAAGAATCGAATGTCTGCGTTTCTTGGACGGCGTGCTGAAAACGGACTCGCCTTATTCGGCTCCCATCGACCCAAACGACGAAAATATTCTGGAAATTCGGACAATCCGGGCGATACTGTCGAAGTACCAAGCCACCCGCGAACCAGCGCAACACCGTAACTTATGGATGGAAGAACGGCTCAACGCACTGGAAAAACGCATAGAAAAGCTGGAAGCTACTGAAGGCTAA